The Stenotrophomonas indicatrix DNA segment TGTTTACTGGAATCATCGAAGGCGTCGGCCGTCTGGCCGCACGCGAATCCATCGGCGGCGATGTCCGCTTCACCTTCAACGTCGGGAATCTGCCGTTCGACAACGTGCAGATGGGCGAGAGCATCGCTATCAACGGCGTCTGCCTCACCGTCATCGCGTTCGACGCCAGCAGCTTCCAGGCCGATGCGTCCACCGAGACCCTGGGCCTGACCACGCTGGGCCAGCTGGCCGAAGGTGCGGTCATCAACCTCGAGCGTGCCATGCGTCCGACCGACCGCCTTGGCGGCCATCTGGTCAGCGGCCACGTCGACGGCCTCGGCCAGGTGCTGTCCATCCACGAAGATGCCCGCGCGCAGCGCTGGCGTTTCGCCGCGCCGGCCGCGCTGCGCCGCTACATCGCCAAGAAGGGCTCGATCTGCGTGGATGGCGTCAGCCTCACCGTCAACGAAGTGGACGACGAAGGTTTTGAAGTGGCGCTGATCCCGCACACCGTGGCCAATACTGCGTTCTCCGGCACCGGCGTGGGCAGCGCGGTGAACCTGGAAATCGACCTGGTCGCTCGTTATGTGGAACGCCTGATCAGTGTGCCGACCAACGGTCTGCACCCACAGGGAGATGCCGTGCCGACCCACGGTCAGCATGCACAAGGAGGTGCCGCATGAACTTCGCCCCCATCCCCGAAATCCTGGAAGACATCCGCCTCGGCCGCATGGTCGTCATCGTCGATGACGAAGACCGCGAGAACGAAGGCGACCTGATCATGGCCGCCGAGCTGGTCAAGGCCAGCGACATCAACTTCATGGTTACCCACGGCCGCGGCCTGGTGTGTCTGCCGCTCACCCGCACCCGCGCCGCCGACCTCGGCCTGGCGCCGATGGTGCAGGCCAATACCGCGCAGTTCCAGACCAACTTCACCGTCAGCATCGAAGCGGCCGAGGGCGTGACCACCGGCATTTCGGCGCACGACCGCGCGCACACCATCCGCACCGCGGTGAAGCCCAACGCCAAGCCGGCCGACCTGCACCAGCCGGGCCACATCTTCCCGCTGATCGCCCAGCCCGGTGGCGTGTTGACCCGCGCCGGGCATACCGAAGCCGGCGTCGACCTGGCCATGCTGGCCGGGCTGGAACCGGCCGGCGTGCTGGTGGAGATTCTCAACCCCGACGGCAGCATGGCGCGTCGCCCGGAACTGGAGGTGTTCGCCCGCGAGCACGGCCTGAAGATGGGTTCGATCGCTGATCTGATCGCCTATCGCCTGGCCACCGAAAAGACCGTCGAGCGCGTCGATGAGCGCGAGATCGAGACCGAATTCGGTCCGTTCAAGCTGGTCACCTACCGCGACCGCATCGCCCACGACCTGCATTTCGCCCTGGTCCGTGGCACCCCGGATGCCGACACCCCGACCCTGGTGCGCGTGCAGGTGGAAAACCCGCTGGCCGACCTGCTGCACTGGCGGCGCGACGACTTCGGCGTGGCCGCCACCGATGCGCTGCGTGCCATCGATGCCGAAGGCAGTGGCGTGATGGTGGTGCTGCAGGCCCCGCGCGACGGCGAAGGCCTGCTGGCCCGCCTGCGCCAGCAGCCGGCGCCGGAGGTGCCGGGCAAGGACAAGGACGTGAGCCAGTGGCGCCGCAACGGTGCCGGGGCGCAGATCCTGTCCGACCTGGGCCTGGGCAAGCTGCGCGTGCTGGGCACCCCGCGTCGCCAGATCGGCCTGGCCGGGTACGGCCTGGAAGTGGTGGAGACGGTGACCCCGTAAACCCCTTGGCGTGCCGACCAACGGTCGGCACCCACCGTCTGCCCTCTGGTGGGTGCCGACGCCCCCGGGCCCCCGCCAGCAACGGCCGGGGCCCATCCACGGTAGAATTACCCCTTAATCGAATCCCAAGCCGCATATGAGCCACTACGAAGGCGATCTTCGCACTCCCGAATCGGCGCGCTTCGCCATCCTGGCCAGCCGCTGGAATGCCCGCATCACCGACGTGCTGGTCGCTGGCGCCCGCCAGAGTCTGGCCGGCAACGGCATTGCCGAAGCCAGCATCGACGTGATCCGCGTGCCGGGTGCCTGGGAGCTGCCGCTGGTCGCCGCGCGCCTGGCCGCCGCCCACGAACACGCCGCCATCCTCACCCTGGGCTGCGTGATCCGCGGCGACACCCGCCACTACGAACACGTGGCCGACCGTTGTGCCGAAGGCCTGATGCGCGTGCAGCTGGACTTCGGCGTGCCGGTGCTGAACGGCGTGCTGGCAGTGGAGCGCGTGGAAGATGCCGAGGCCCGCGCTGGCGGCAGCCACGGCAACAAGGGCGAGGAAGTCGCACTCGCCGCATTGGAAATGGTCAACCTTCTGGAGCAGCTGCCATGAACAAGAACACCCAGGGCAAGCCCTCCGGTAAACCCGTCCGCCGCGATGGCATCGATCCGGTGCTGCGCTCGCGCGCGCGCCGTCGTGCCGTGCAGGCCATCTACGCCTGGCAGATCTCCGGTGGCAACGGCCAGTCGCTGATCGCCCAGTTCGCCCACGAGCAGGCTCGCGAAATCGCGGACCTGGCGTACTTCGAAGCGCTGGTGCATGGCGTGCTCGACAACCGTCGCGACATCGACGAAGCCTTCGGCCCCTACCTGGACCGCAGCATCGACGAAGTGGACGCGATCGAACGCGCCGTATTGCGCTTGGCCGGTTACGAGCTGCGTTACCGCCTGGACGTGCCGTACCGCGTGGTCATCAACGAAGCCATCGAATCGGCCAAGCGCTTCGGTTCCGAACATGGCCACACCTACGTCAACGGCGTGCTGGATCGTGCCGCCGTGGAATGGCGCAAGGTCGAATCGGGTCACTGACCCACCTGTGGTAGTGCCGGCCGCTGGCCGGCAGCTGCAGGGATCCTGAGGTTGCCGGCCCGCGGCCGGCACTACCGCCCACCGCGCGATGCGCGGCACGCATAACTGCGGGAGCACCCCATGTCCCTGGCCGAATTCACCCTCATCGACCGCATCCGCGCCCGCACCGTCGAGCGCGACGACATCGTGCTCGGCATCGGCGATGATGCTGCACTGCTGCAGCCGCGCCCGAACGAGCAACTGGTGGTCACCGCCGACACGCTCAACAGCGGCGTGCATTTCCCGGCAGAAACCCCGGCGTTCGACATCGGCTGGAAGACGCTGGCCGTCAACCTGTCCGACCTCGCCGCGATGGGCGCGCGCCCCGCGTGGTGCACGCTGGCGCTGTCATTGCCCGAGGCCAGCGAAGACTGGGTCGACGCGTTTGCCGATGGCTTCTTCGCACTGGCCGACCAGCACGACATCGCCCTGATTGGTGGCGACACCACGCGTGGCCCGCTGTCGCTGTCGGTCACCGCGATGGGGCAGGTGTCACGCGGCCAGGCGCTGCGTCGTGATCGCGCACAGATTGGCGATGACATCTGGGTCAGCGGCACCCTCGGCGACGCTGCCGGTGCGCTGCGCCTGTGGCAGCAGGGCGCATTGAACGTGACCGCCGCCACGCTGCTGGCCGACTACGAAACCCTGCGCCTGCGCCTGCTGCGTCCCACCCCGCGCGTCACCCTGGGCCTGCGCCTGCGTGCATTCGCGCATGCCGCCGTGGATATCTCCGATGGGTTGCTGGCCGACCTTGGCCACATCGCGGCACGCAGCGGCGTGCGCGCCGAAGTCGATGCCGACGCGTTGCCGATGTCAGCGGCGCTGCGCGAACTGCTGGGCCGCGATGCTGCCCGTGAGTGCGCGCTGCACGGCGGCGACGATTATGAACTGTGTTTCACCGCCGCCGCCGACCAGCGCGATGCGCTGCACTTCGTTGCCGAATCGCTGGATCTGCCGATCACCCGCATCGGCCGCATCATGGAAGGGCAGGGCGTGCATACCGAAGGCCACGACGGCCCGAGCGGGTACGAGCACTTCGCCGGCTGAGTACGCGGGCTCATGCCTGCTATTGGGCGGCAGCCTGGCGTTCGATGCTCGCCGCGATCAACGCGATAGCCTCAACGACTGTCGCCTTCGACGCCGCATCTGTCACACCGGTGCTGCGCAGGGCCTGCTCGGCCTGTTGGCAGCTGCGCGCCGCCTGGGTCTCTGCCAGGAATGCCAGCGCGCCGGCAAAGCTGTGCAGTAGATCGATCAGGGCCGGGGCATCGGCGCTGTCCAGCGCTTGGCTCAACAACGTGTAATCACGATGGGCGGTCTGCAGGAACGCCTCGCGCATCTGCCGCTGAACCACCTCGCTTACTGCCGGGGGTAACGGTGGCCGGGCCGTGGGACCAGGGTCGAGTCCACGCAACGCGGCCTCCAGCGAAGGCAGGTCGAGCGGCTTCAGCAGCAGCGTGGACATGCCTGCTTCGCGTACGCGTTGCGCATCCTTGGGCATCGCATTGGCGGTGAGCGCCACGATGGGAATGGAGGGATCGTCCGCACGCAGTTTCCGGGCCAGTCCATATCCGTCCAGGCGTGGCATGTTCAGATCGGTCAGCACGATATCGAACCGACCCTCGCGCCAGCGCTGCCACGCCTCGTCGCCGTCGGCCGCGAGGGTGACCTGCCAACCGAGCGCGTGCAGCTGCCCAAGCGTCACGTCACGACTGATCACGCTGTCATCCACCAGCAACGCGTGGCCGCGCGAGGGATGCGCGCGCTCGACAGGCGCTGGCAGTTGCAACACGTCTACCACGGCGCTGGTCCGGCGTGCCGGAATGTCCACGTGGAAAACGCTGCCGGCGCCAAGGGAGCTGCGCACGCCGATGGTGCCGCCCAGCAGTTCGGTGAAACGTTGGCACAGGGCCAGCCCCAGGCCGCTGCCGCCGTGCTGCCGTGCCGAGCCGGCACCGACCTGCACGAACGGCTTGAACAGGTCGGCCTGCGCCTCGGCATCGATGCCCGGGCCGGTATCGCGGACCTCCACGTGCAGCCATTCGCTGCCATCAGGCCGAACCGAGGCATCAACGCTGACCGCCACCGTTCCCGATGCGGTGAACTTCACCGCATTGCCAACCAGGTTGTTGATCACCTGCGCCAGGCGGCCCGCGTCGCCCACGTAGGCCGGTTCCAGCGCATCGCCCGTGTGCAGCTCCAGCTGCAGCCCCTTTGCGGTGGCCTGTGGTTCGAACAGCGTGGCAGTCTGCTGCAGCAACGCACGCGGATCGAAAGGCGCCGGTTCCAGCGTCATCAACCCGGCTTCAAAGCGGGAAAGGTCCAGGGTGTCGTTCACCAACCCCTGCAGCACATCGGCCGCACTCCTCGCGCGCGTGACATGCGCGTGCGATGCCGGTGGCATGGTCTGGTGGGCAAGCAGTTCAAGGTGGCCCAGCACGCCGCTCAAGGGGGTGCGTATTTCATGGCTGATCATTGCCACGAAGGCGGTCTTGGCCTGGTCCGCAGCCTCGGCATCGTGCTGCGCCTTTTCGGCATGCCGCCGCGCATCCAGCAGCCGCTGCTGGGTTTCCTTCTGTGCGGTCACATCGGTCACCGCGCAGACCCAGATCGCCCGTCGCTGGTAGCGCGAGGCGGCCACGATCGACTGCAGGTAGCGCGGCGGACCGTGCTCATCCGAGGACGGCGCCTCGAACAGCTGTCCCTGCTCCTGGCCGTCAACGCGTTGCACCAAGCGGCCGACCAGCACCTCCATCAGGCTGCCGCTGGTGTCGCCGATCAGCTGCTCCAGAGCCTGGTTGTGCAGGATCACCTGCCCGCTCTGCTGGTCGAGCAGGCACAGGCCCACCGGCGAGGTTTCGATCAGTGTGCGGCTCAGCGCTTCGCTCTCATGCACCCGTGCCGCTTCTGCCAGCGCCGGCCGCAGCACGCGCCGGTCCACCAGCAGCAACAACGTCCACAGTGCGGCCAACAGCGCTGCCAAGGCCAGGGCACCGCCGAGCAGATAGGCCCGCTGCGCTGCCCACACGTCGCTCCAGCGGTAGAGCCGCAGCAGCGTCCAGTCGATGCCATGCAATGGGGCGGACACCACGAAGGCGCGGCCGCCAGGCAGTACCAACATCGTGGCCCGGGACGAGGGCACGGCCTGCGGCGCAGGCGCGGGAATCGTGCCCTGCGAAACGCTGCGCAGAACATCGTTTCCCTGCCGGTCAAGCACCTCCCACATGCCCGGGCTTGCCTCCTCCAGCCGCTCGCGCAGGCCTTGCAGAGATTCAAAGGTCAGCCGATTGACGAAGGGCGCACCGTCACTGCTGAGGCGCATCTGGGTGACCAGTGCATCCTCGCCCGTCAGGGGATTACGGCCGAAGTAGGCGCGCAGTCGGCCGCTATCCAGTCGAAGCTCGGATTCGGCACCCGCCAACTGCCAGCCCTCAACGGCGGCCTGGGTCAGCGCCGCCAATGCCTGTTCACGGCTCTGCACCTTCATGAGCTGCAGCAGCTGCGCTTCATCATGCAGCCCGGCGATTGCAAACAGGCGCCCTTCCGGTTCGAAGGCGAAGGAGATCAAGGAGGTGGGCGAATCCTGCGCGGCCACGGTGGCGGCCATGTATGCCGAATACGTCTGCACCATGCCCAGGTACGCCGCCTCGGCCTGGGGCGGAAGGCGGCCCTGGCGCGGGGCCAGCGCCAGCCAGGGCACGGACAGCGCGCCTGGCGCCATGACCCCTGCGGCACCCTGCTGTGCCGCAAAGCGCTCACGGACCGGCATGCCGCCTGCCACCAGCGCGTGCTGCTGGGTGGCCCACAAGGTGGCGTTGGTGTTCAAGCTGGCTACGTAGGCCCGCCTGCGCTCGCCGATATAGCGGTCCACCGTCTGCTGGCCGCGTCGCAGCGCCTCACGTTCGTTGAGGTGCACGGTTTCCAGCCGCAGCCACAGCGCCGCGCAGCCCGCGGCCAGAAGCAGCAGGGTCAGGATGGCGCCGCCCCCGAACAGCACTCGACGCTGCAACCGCTGCAGGGTGGCAAGCACGGAGCCCGAAGGTGACGACACCATGGCGTGGACCTGCGATGTGCGGGGGTGGATTACAGCGTGCCGCGCAGGCCACTCTCAATGCAAGCCGTTGCAGCGCCCCCTGCGGCGCGGCGCTGGCCTCGCGCAGGACGCAGACGACCGCATGGCCACGCTTGGAAGGACCGCTCGTGCCTATCGTTCAACGCGTGCTTCGGCATCGCGTGGCGTGCCGTAGTCATCCAGCCACTTGAACGATACCGTTGCCGGCATCGCGGCACCCTCCGGCAGCGCATAACGCACCTGCGCGCCCGGCGCGATCATGTCCACCTCCACGTTGCGACCATCGGCCAGGGTCAGTGTGCTCAAGGTCACGTGGTACACGCTCGGGTTGCGCACCTGCAGGGCGTCGCCATCGGCAGACCACTGCAGCGCCGACGCTGCGTCGCGTGCATTGCCCGGCAACCCGGCGGGGCGGTGGAACAGCTTCACGCGGGTACGCACCGCGAACTGCAGCAGGTTCTTGCCGGTGGCATCGCTGGGCTTGGGCGGAATGTCCAGCAGATTGAAATAGAACACCGATTCGCGATCGGTCGGCAGCGGTGCCTCCGACGGGCGCGGTGCGTAGGTGACGCGATACGCCTGGCCCTGCTTGG contains these protein-coding regions:
- a CDS encoding riboflavin synthase, giving the protein MFTGIIEGVGRLAARESIGGDVRFTFNVGNLPFDNVQMGESIAINGVCLTVIAFDASSFQADASTETLGLTTLGQLAEGAVINLERAMRPTDRLGGHLVSGHVDGLGQVLSIHEDARAQRWRFAAPAALRRYIAKKGSICVDGVSLTVNEVDDEGFEVALIPHTVANTAFSGTGVGSAVNLEIDLVARYVERLISVPTNGLHPQGDAVPTHGQHAQGGAA
- the nusB gene encoding transcription antitermination factor NusB produces the protein MNKNTQGKPSGKPVRRDGIDPVLRSRARRRAVQAIYAWQISGGNGQSLIAQFAHEQAREIADLAYFEALVHGVLDNRRDIDEAFGPYLDRSIDEVDAIERAVLRLAGYELRYRLDVPYRVVINEAIESAKRFGSEHGHTYVNGVLDRAAVEWRKVESGH
- a CDS encoding molecular chaperone; this translates as MKLRATTWTYALLAMAVALPASAAVTLQGTRIVHDASKGRDVTVKASNVGELPAMTQVWIDDGDSQSRPENVRTPFRLTPTQPRLLQPKQGQAYRVTYAPRPSEAPLPTDRESVFYFNLLDIPPKPSDATGKNLLQFAVRTRVKLFHRPAGLPGNARDAASALQWSADGDALQVRNPSVYHVTLSTLTLADGRNVEVDMIAPGAQVRYALPEGAAMPATVSFKWLDDYGTPRDAEARVER
- the thiL gene encoding thiamine-phosphate kinase, whose protein sequence is MSLAEFTLIDRIRARTVERDDIVLGIGDDAALLQPRPNEQLVVTADTLNSGVHFPAETPAFDIGWKTLAVNLSDLAAMGARPAWCTLALSLPEASEDWVDAFADGFFALADQHDIALIGGDTTRGPLSLSVTAMGQVSRGQALRRDRAQIGDDIWVSGTLGDAAGALRLWQQGALNVTAATLLADYETLRLRLLRPTPRVTLGLRLRAFAHAAVDISDGLLADLGHIAARSGVRAEVDADALPMSAALRELLGRDAARECALHGGDDYELCFTAAADQRDALHFVAESLDLPITRIGRIMEGQGVHTEGHDGPSGYEHFAG
- the ribB gene encoding 3,4-dihydroxy-2-butanone-4-phosphate synthase; protein product: MNFAPIPEILEDIRLGRMVVIVDDEDRENEGDLIMAAELVKASDINFMVTHGRGLVCLPLTRTRAADLGLAPMVQANTAQFQTNFTVSIEAAEGVTTGISAHDRAHTIRTAVKPNAKPADLHQPGHIFPLIAQPGGVLTRAGHTEAGVDLAMLAGLEPAGVLVEILNPDGSMARRPELEVFAREHGLKMGSIADLIAYRLATEKTVERVDEREIETEFGPFKLVTYRDRIAHDLHFALVRGTPDADTPTLVRVQVENPLADLLHWRRDDFGVAATDALRAIDAEGSGVMVVLQAPRDGEGLLARLRQQPAPEVPGKDKDVSQWRRNGAGAQILSDLGLGKLRVLGTPRRQIGLAGYGLEVVETVTP
- a CDS encoding ATP-binding protein translates to MVSSPSGSVLATLQRLQRRVLFGGGAILTLLLLAAGCAALWLRLETVHLNEREALRRGQQTVDRYIGERRRAYVASLNTNATLWATQQHALVAGGMPVRERFAAQQGAAGVMAPGALSVPWLALAPRQGRLPPQAEAAYLGMVQTYSAYMAATVAAQDSPTSLISFAFEPEGRLFAIAGLHDEAQLLQLMKVQSREQALAALTQAAVEGWQLAGAESELRLDSGRLRAYFGRNPLTGEDALVTQMRLSSDGAPFVNRLTFESLQGLRERLEEASPGMWEVLDRQGNDVLRSVSQGTIPAPAPQAVPSSRATMLVLPGGRAFVVSAPLHGIDWTLLRLYRWSDVWAAQRAYLLGGALALAALLAALWTLLLLVDRRVLRPALAEAARVHESEALSRTLIETSPVGLCLLDQQSGQVILHNQALEQLIGDTSGSLMEVLVGRLVQRVDGQEQGQLFEAPSSDEHGPPRYLQSIVAASRYQRRAIWVCAVTDVTAQKETQQRLLDARRHAEKAQHDAEAADQAKTAFVAMISHEIRTPLSGVLGHLELLAHQTMPPASHAHVTRARSAADVLQGLVNDTLDLSRFEAGLMTLEPAPFDPRALLQQTATLFEPQATAKGLQLELHTGDALEPAYVGDAGRLAQVINNLVGNAVKFTASGTVAVSVDASVRPDGSEWLHVEVRDTGPGIDAEAQADLFKPFVQVGAGSARQHGGSGLGLALCQRFTELLGGTIGVRSSLGAGSVFHVDIPARRTSAVVDVLQLPAPVERAHPSRGHALLVDDSVISRDVTLGQLHALGWQVTLAADGDEAWQRWREGRFDIVLTDLNMPRLDGYGLARKLRADDPSIPIVALTANAMPKDAQRVREAGMSTLLLKPLDLPSLEAALRGLDPGPTARPPLPPAVSEVVQRQMREAFLQTAHRDYTLLSQALDSADAPALIDLLHSFAGALAFLAETQAARSCQQAEQALRSTGVTDAASKATVVEAIALIAASIERQAAAQ
- the ribH gene encoding 6,7-dimethyl-8-ribityllumazine synthase gives rise to the protein MSHYEGDLRTPESARFAILASRWNARITDVLVAGARQSLAGNGIAEASIDVIRVPGAWELPLVAARLAAAHEHAAILTLGCVIRGDTRHYEHVADRCAEGLMRVQLDFGVPVLNGVLAVERVEDAEARAGGSHGNKGEEVALAALEMVNLLEQLP